Sequence from the Phlebotomus papatasi isolate M1 chromosome 5, Ppap_2.1, whole genome shotgun sequence genome:
CATTGTGGGGACCCAAAGAATcgcaactttaaaattttatataatattatatcgTTATTCAATGCTACAGGTAAATTTAAGCAACTAGGTAAATTTACGTGAGACCTACGACTTTTCTTTTACTACTCGAAACGACTCGAACTCTatcgaaaaaaataacaaacagTACAATCCCTTGGTTCTTTTTGCCTATGATATGACAGTTGTAGATACACAGTGAAGAGCCCAAACGAGTacatttctctaaaaaaaaaaattctggaacgtttaaaattaaaacgtattCTCTATGTAATACGAGTTATAGAACTTAGAATTCATAAAAtctgcttataacgctcttgagCAGTCTCTGTgactactaaaagtaaagtggTAAACTCTTAATGGGTTTATGAGATTCTACGGGAATTTGAacataaaattctcattataagCCTTGTGAAGGTGTATTAAAAGATTTGTGAAgccttggttctataaggcagctattttgtttcATGAATTTCTTgggtggtaaaaaaaaatttaattaaattcaatcttTCGGAGGATTTCGTAAGCTGAAAGCTTGCTAAAGCCACCAAGAAAACTTTTCCTTGTAGAAAATTAtgggaaatttatcaaaaatggaATGGAAAATGCTCTTTACGAATCTCAAaagctttttgatttttttttcaaaaattcaatactAGCCCTGTTGTGATTATTTTAGTTTAGGGCCTAATGAGGAAAGCTTTAGCGAGATATTCCGTAATACTTCTTTGAAGGCGACATCGTACCTTcctttgagaaaagttgatcaaaattttacccaaaattcctttaaaagcatattttgaagattttgaaaattaggtTTTGCACAAGAATTTggcaaaaaattaagtttttaaaacatgtaaaaaatactataatgtgattaaaatttttgaggtcaagtctaatggcctctactcgacacattggaagcaatttccaccaaaaaaaatgcttttttgaaggacaTTGCCTGCAGCGCTGTAGATGGAAACATCAGAATTCTgttaaaaaatggaatttttttgacaaaaattactcccaatgtgtagaggccttaatataTCCTATGGTTTAAaactgtaaatatttaatttattttccatattgaaattctaaaatcactatttctcaaaataaaaatttgttcagtaaagttaaaaagtttcaaattacaattaaaatgaCTGGTTTGTAATATCTTTTACTTAGAGTTGaattgggcactcaatgggtcaagtggtagagcactcgctctatgatgcaagtgtcccgggttcgaatcccctttaggtcaccaggaatttttctggcgttaaaggtgttcggattgcatccagtaagcttcactgcacttgattccacgggcatgggactgacaacttcatcccgtacaagaaaaaataataatgcacgtctagaaatccccttgcgggaaggcctagttccttcatggaatgttgagccagcattattattattattattagagtTGAATTgctaaaaaattgaataagttaAACCAATGTATGGCTAAAATATTGATCTTAAAGAGGCTCAGTGGATCCAATAGATAAAATTAAGTGTTTTAGGTGTcttataaacttaaaaaaaaacgtatttacaaatttatttaagagaGCTGTTCAAGGGAAAGGCCCCATCTAAATTGTCTCTTTGCTACGCCCTATATCCGCCACTTGAATCAGACAACTTCAGTGAaatataatattgaaattttgaattatttgaacTCTGACTCAaaacaatttaacaaaaatatagaatacaaaaaatatgcaaaaaaatttaaaatccgaAAGCACAATGCATTTCTCCATAAGTTagtccattaaaaaaaactttattattgtgagtaaattatgcgaaactACTTTTGGGATTGAGcacattgttttatttattttttcttattgtatTTAGCGATTCTtaacaatattataaataaaataacgaTTTTGAGTGGGGCCCTCAGgacgaaaaaaaggaaaaccttTTCCAAAATGCAAGCCgtttcaacgttttttttttttatatttttgtatattaaatGCTTTAATCGTTAATACTTAAAGCAGGGTAaactgtagtttttttttttgtaataatttttattttgtggaCATTGTGACTATAGTAAACTTCTTAAATGTGGAGGCCCTTAAAATGTGGGGGCCCGGTGCCATAGCCTCGGGGAACCCACCTAAATCCGGCACTGTTTATATCTATTTACGCACATCTTTTTACTTTTCTTTAGATTCCAACATAGTTACTGACTCTGAAGGAATTGCTGAAGGAACATAGGCTGAAAAAATTATTCCaggaaattctcaaaatacGTCGTCCTCCATTCCATCGATGCGTGGATTCCTGTTAGCCTCTGGAGTTTTACAGTTCAGAAAGAGGAGCAGAAGATTCGAAGGAAGCAGACAAAACTGTGATCACCTTCGATAGCTCTTGAGCTTTTGAGCTCCTGCTAGGGATGTTCAATTTCACCAAGAGGAATCCACGAAAAAATTCTTAGTCAACTTCCTGGACAGTTCCTCAAACGATGCAACTTCAATCACATACAGTTGCTTCCTCTCATGAGCTTCCCAGTCCTTGTATTGTGCAGatatttttgtatttgaacACAATTAATTGATTAGATATAGAATATTTCGCATCCGATTTGGCCAATATTATTTCCATGCTATAGCGCGATTTACGATGAGCAcagaataataatatttatattttatatttatcattaacaatatttaataaaggTAAATTAAaggagtaaaataaaaaatttttactgccgaaaaaagttaaattttcagaaaatttcacttCGAGAGTACAAATCGACAGCTTCAGAGCTGTCGATAAATTAGTGGCGATAATTATCGACACTCGACACTAGCGATGGGACAATTAGAcagagttatcatttcacccctgaATCCTGATAATAAATCTGAATAATTCTGAATCCACTTTCGAGATTCTGCAAGAAGGCAATTTGATTCTAGGGTCCAAATGAGTCGGTAATTCAgcaatctttcaaaaatttttaagatcGCAGTTTGTGAGGGAgattacaataataataaaaaaaatagtacttaCTCATGATGTTAGATATGCCCGTTGGATCAATTATAAATGGCGGCTGCTGCGGCGGCAATTGATATGCTGCTGCCTGCGGTGACGATGCACCTGGACATCCGCCGGCGCCCTGTCTGTAATTCGGCGGCGAAATCTCTCCACCTGGTCGTCCACCGCCCATCTCCATTGTCCCTCCACTGGTGCTCGATGCTGAACTGGTACCATCTTCAAATGGACGACCACCACCTCCCCCACCCCTTGGCCCTCCGGCTCCAGCCGGACTCGGTCCCGGTGCATAGCCCACAAAACGCTGTCCGCCGGCACTTTGGAAACGCTGCGGCTGCTGCTGATAGAATCTTCCTGGTGCCCCAGAACCACCAGAACCACCACCGCCCCCACCACCGCCACCACCCTGCTGATACCCACCACCTcgtccacccacaaaaacactTCCACCATTGCCACCGCCACCGCCAGAATTCCAACCACCCTGCTGGTAGCATCGTCCGCCACCTCGGCCAGCTCCCTTCGGCACAAACTGCGACCGTGGCACATAGCCACCAGCATACTGGGCCACCTGATCACACTGACCGCCATTGTCCACGTAGCCGCCGCCGGCACCACCACCGCCGCCATTTTGCTGATGGCCCATTCGATTGGGCATCTGTTGCTTTGGACCACCAAATCTCGGAGGTGGTCCTCCtggaaaaattcacaaaacacAATTCCAAGAttaatcaattcaattcaatcgaTTCGTTTTTGATCAAAGTCCAAGGAGTTTGCTTAAgaaaaagcccagataagcttatgatacacagtaaaaaaaattgtataaaaaatagAGTTACATAATAgagttaacccattccttaccatggtattatacatcatacgcaaattaaatgattttacaTGATTTATTCcaaggcaatttttatccgaattgctgtcgggaatagatttttagtaactttagttctttaattacttgggaaaaatagtccgacagagatgaaaatacattttgttattgttttcttgcttcacggaaagtcatgcaaaatttttgaacaaaatggcggatgaaaaatttggcatcccgtcgaatttgttaaaataggCCTCTTTCCTTTTTCCTGATTCGAATTCTAGTtcccaatttgttttcttggatagttaatCTATCTAAAGCATtaaagtttgtaatgaattaatgcacaaaatttaaattcagtgaccgttaagacgcgtgtttgagggcggctccccgcgcccccatatgagataaatattattacttttcaaaaaattcatctactaatctgtaggaaactaatcccaaaatatgaacattctatctcaagtatttctggtacatcaagatgtttcaagtataaggtgggccaaatcgaactgccagtgacgtagatacttttacccgactggtacagtgttgacaactcagatttgtcaaacatttgtaatagaaaaataagaatcgaataattttgcagattaattaattttcttaataaatgaaaatacatttattgttcctcggctaatgaacttcaaataagtataatatgatacattttgatttaaaaaaaaaacatctttttactAATATGACTACATTGggtatgatattaaaattgcctAGGATAATATATCGTCCATATATATACCATTAAACTCAATAATTTAGTTAAATCGATTttccattgttaaattttaaaatttgatcataTTTTGCAGCTAATATCTTTAAAGATTACATTCAAAATTGTACACTCCttagtcaattttcaattttattaagttttttgaaaaattatagactaCACAGAATAAAATTCACAGCTTTCTAGGCAAGGCTAGCCATTACTGGCCAATCTAATATATGGGGTTTTGGAGTATCACATTTGTCTTTTTGCGTCGCGTTTTATATTTTCCATTTCGATGAAAtggtttttccaacaattttatttccaaaggaaaagtaacacttcagaaaaattgaatttttttgatagGTTGTTTCACTACAATGATATAGTTCCAATTAGGCCTCATGCTTATAAATAATACCTCATTTGATATTTCGAcagcaatattttcagaaaCTGTTCTAGATTCAGAGGCATGTACTTTCACATTTGAAGGCAAAATTGTACCATATGCATTGGAACAAATCGATATTGCTTTTTATTTGTCttgtaacaaaaaattaagaacttttaatattaaatgaGGTATGCATGGGATCTTAAtgaattacagattttttttgtgtagtaaaaattaaggtttattttcgattttcccgAAAAAAAGATGGTAAAGTCTGCACTGTAGAGAGCACTTTTCCCTTGtatagaatatttaattaactttctcttgtgaaaaaattatttaataacatttttatgatttaaatttaaaaaaaaatagaccaagAATCAGAATATTGGATTATAATCATTTTAAAGTGCCATAAAGTGCCACATTTTTTATACAGATTGTAACATCATAAATGAATTAACAATTGAATGGGTTTTACCACAATTAAGACTACAATTATCAAAAAAGGTCACGTTTTAATCCAGAATAGAAATTATTAGAATAACGCAATTGATCCtcaaaaattccgaatatcTTAAATATTCATCTCTCaagtattaaaatattcaaaaaaataaaaaaactcgCTAGAGAcgagaaaatgccaaaatttgtcCTAATTAATTCCCCTCGTTGGCAAAACTTCATTAGGTGATGACAATTTATAGGTTTCGTAGCatgaaaattggttaaaaaacacaaaataattgtaaatgtaaaaataattgataaaaattaagtaatataagaTCCAAAATTGTCGTAAAATTGTACTTAAAGAACCATAAGTTGAGAATTCAAATATcaccttaaatttcttttctgaattgctcttggcagttaaataaaattttctgaaaaaaactaATACCTGAGATAGATTTTTAGAAACTCATACCTGATAGATTTTGGAGGAAAGTATATTGGTATGTGTGATAGAATTCTCGCTAAAGTGTTGGAAAAAAAACCTTAATAAATTagctttttgttaataaaatcaatggAAACTCATTTTAACAtgtttcgtgttttttttttcttaatttaacacAAAACCGCAAAAAATGGGGAAATCTTAGTGGGGGAAATGGATTTATAAGTCCCTACtattgtagaagtcttacgaaattaaagaaaattaatatttgctttCTATTGAGAATATCTGAACTCggcattttatatcaatttggtattctacgtgatTTTTATGCTTTGAATTCTATGTTATTTTACTTATTCTGAGTTTTTTCAAAGAACATATGAGTATTGAATGttctgacacatttgtgatTTGCTTATATGGTGTATGGTCTGCCGGGTTTtgtggaaataatttttgtccagtagaattttgtggcaaaaaaagtatgatataaacagaaacaacatcaaatattagtttaattgataataatagtcatttctgttaacaattaaactaataattttgatatattcccaacattttatagaaatgtaTTCGCATGAGTTTTGGCGCGAATCACGAACAGCtgatttttgacataacctccaaaaagtatATACGTCATCACCAGAccgatctggcccaccttattactttgttatttgtttttattcatcttgctggtacattgactgaatggattaaattgaccattttaactgtttaattttcaaatttttaaaaatacacaatatttttgtaatttattgtcacgtgatacAACAAATAGCACTAGGATAAGGGCTTATAATTTTGTGCGGttttgtaaatttggacactttgaggataaaattggacactaaaaataaattgattaaaatgatggatttttattccaatatttgatgaataatgaattctatctaaatatttgttctttttggaagattttaacactaaatacgttaaattttgaatgtaatttgagttgaaattacagtgctgtctctctatatgcacactctctatatgcacagcttttgtgtcggttgcattcaaaatcaatttgtttacattttgacaaagtaataaagaaaattattttcttggtaactaatttttcttgtttttaattttcttaatttcattttttctgtttcatattatatttaaaataacacgggaaattctagaacaataaaaaaatgataatttattaaaagaaagaaaaaaaccgttgggaatttcaaaaaaaagttgtgcatacagtagactctcactcaatcggctctttctcaatcgggcgtcaaattttgttgacagttttcacgcttaattatgaaggtaatttgctcaaattcgctgtagttcttcctattttatcctgattctttataattgagcgctttttgtggaatttacaaaggctttgacgctcaattctatcgctaaaccggatgacatttcgccccatattcccgattgagagagagtctactgtattcagagataactgtcaaaaaaagtacccataCATACTGTGCATATAGACAGCActgtataaaatttttctgcttattgaaaaaaattaaaataaaattataatattttgtataGTGCGTGTCTTttgtacttttaaaattttaaaacactagtattaatttttttttcactgtgtagttgagattctttgcaATTTGCATTTCTGAATTggtctaggatgattaactaacggatggagtattttaattcagaagtggtatatttttcttaaattctttataatttttaagtcttaaattccacaaaaataaatataacacgaaatggtaggcacatgtacagagaatatatttttattgaatttaaaattttactggtgttacaaatagaaaatttggcagaaaaattcaaaaaattgcgaattttatgaatttttcaaatgtgttttaggaactgttatcctcgtgcaatcattataaattttgtgctaataacataacattagatactctttcatttggtaaaaagttttaaaatgattgcatttgattttataacaaaactaaaaaacaatttaagaaaaaatataccacatttttgtatggaaaatatatgagaatgctccgccctgAAATTGGTACTTACCATCGAGATTCTTGGGTGGTCCTCCTGCGAAATGGGGTGGTCCTCTGTTGTCCATCATATTTCGATCCATCTGTGGCCTCTGTTGAAATGGTAGTTTCTTGCCACCTGGCGGCAAGTAGCTGCTACTACTGTTCGGTGTCTGCCATCTTGGTCTAACCTTAATATTCATACTGCCTGGATTTGACCGTTGAGCCATCTCCATCAACTGCTGCGGTGGCTTCTGCTGAGCCTCCTCCAGGACAGCTATCAATTCTCTGGCTTGCCTGGCATTTGCTGGTGTAAAGAAGGTATAGGCTGTGCCCGATTGATCGCAtctaaaacgaaaaaaaaacaaaacaaaattgataGGGAAATTGTGGTAAAAAGAAGAAAGTCACAATGGGCAAGAGACAAACCTTCCAGTTCGTCCAATTCTGTGGATGTAGTCTTCAGATGAATTTGGATAGTCATAGTTGACAACATATTTGACATCTTCAACATCCAATCCACGAGCTGCAACATCAGTTGCCACAAGAATTGTACATTTTCCCGTACGAAATTCTTGGAGGACATAATCCCTTTCCGGTTGACTCTTATCACCATGAATAGCCGTTGCTGAATAGCCCTCTTTCACAATTGACTTGACAATATCATCAACTTTCTTCTTTGTCtccacaaaaacaataattttattgttacGATCACCAGCAATATCCTTCAGCAAAACACTCAAACGCTGTTCCTTCTCACTATCCTGACAGACATCGACAATTTGTCGTATATTGTGATTTGCAGCTAAGTTCAAGCTACCAATATTTATTTGGATGTAATCTCTGAGGAAATCTTCAGCCAGAGCTTGAACTTCTTTTGGCCATGTGGCACTCCACATCAAAACCTGACGATCCGGTCGAATTTGTTCAATTATCTTACGAATTTGTGGTTCAAAGCCCATATCGAGCATACGATCAGCTTCATCGAGCACCAAATACGTACAACGTCTCATATTTGTGACACCACGTTCGAGGAAATCTATCAGACGTCCTGGTGTGGCTATAACCACCTCAACACCCCTCTCCAGATCCCTGGCCTGTGGTCCCTTTGGTGATCCACCAAAGATACACGTATTCCTAATGTGTGGATCACTGTGAACCCCAAAATCAGCCACAACCGTCTGAATCTGTTGGGCTAGTTCGCGTGTTGGGGCCAATACCAGCACAATTGGTCCATCACCACGGACAATACGAACCTATTGCAATACCAAAATATATATGTACTTTAAGGGAATCTATCTTTGCTAATTTAGGAAATAATggcatttaaagattttaggACTTATATTCCCCTTTCGCAAATTTTTCTAGTGCATACAATATTATTGTCAAATTAACAGAGCAATGCAACcgatgcaactttatttacgTAAATTATAAGatgtaaaattttctattatataaaaatttgttattcaAGATTAAGTTCTATGTGGTCAGTTTAATTGAACAAGACTGCCATGAAAGCTCTGGTTAGTCCTTTAATTCCCGCGCTAATTTTTCTCTTTGGAAAACAGAAGGCGggaagaaaacaaaaacaatagaAAAGTGAAGATAaccaacgactccttcatattatcatagacgaaaactagaaaattttactcatacaTGCATAGTCACCGATAGGTATCTCGAAGTCAAGAGAGAAGGACGATGCTTTTTCGTTTTGGTTAaaaagacgttttttttttcagtttgggGTAAGTGCGGCAAccttgaatgtggggcagctttgaaattgggatttttcttccattttttccattttttcttcaggagaaagatttaaagtttgacatctaatatttatatttcattAATCATCACTGTATTTAGTACACTTTCAACATCTGAAAGTATTTTATCATACATAGGCATATAATATCTTCTGATTAACGTTGTTTTTAAactatttacaataaaattgtgggcaaaaaacgtGATAAATTGGGCacgatggttttgatttttttttctaatgattttacttaatcaacataaaattttctatataaatattttatgtgctATCTTTAAACAaaacttttaaactaatttacttttatattcAGGTAGAATATTACTTATATTGCGAAAATCATTTCCGTGATGCGTTCGACGATTAAAAATACGTCAATTCGTTAAGAAATGTATTAACGAtcttacaatttttaatgactaaattctatattttcaaatgcaaatatttagttgtatttttcaaaatttctttccttagtaaatatatttcctacttttacttgattttcaagatttttgaaacaataaatgttaaaaataagacaaggccataagttatgacgAATTTGATAGGATTACTAACTTATGGCCACGACATTTGATGCGTGCTGCCCTCACACGACATGTATTGCAATTTGATTTGGAGAGTTGTCAATCGTATTGTTTTCGTTTAGAGAATTAGTGTTTTCTagcaaaaatctaataaaatttaaggtaaaCATTGAAATCGTAATATAAAATTGCTTGTAAATAAGTGTTGTATTTGatctcattgtttttttttcccatGAACTTGCATTTTTCTGTAGATAACCTAACTTTTTTCCCTCTCACGACAACAACAccaatgaaaaataagagaaaataacaaaaaaaagagcCCTAATAGTCCTCCAAGAGGATGCAAAAATGATTGAGAAACACTGAGAATTATATTGACCACGACACCATATTATTCCAGTCCTTCCAGCTGTGCCACATTCCTCACGTAAAACTTTGTAATAAAGTCTCCGGAAAGTCTCTGGAAGAAACTTCATCACGGAGGCTTTCACAGTGTGTCTCAAGGAAAGGAAATAAATGAGGATATTGTAAGGTGGGCTCTTCATGCAGCCCAatatgttttgttttttaatcacGAAAGACAGATTACCGGTCACCGTGAAGGGGAATTACCATTAATAGTACAGTGCTCAATTATGACGAAAAGCTATGAaaagaattattataaaaaccatgtaaataaataataaaaaaatatcatattacTTATAATTCCTTCcttttcttttgtattaaatttattttattactaaatcAGTTTTATATcgtaagttcgtaaaagttcgtaaaagagaCCACAAGTTGTGAATTTTACATGGTTGGGAAAACCACATATTTTCCGGGGTTTCAGGGattttcctaagaaatttatttgaatatatcgaaagaAACTACATGAAAGAACCTACAGTTAAAATTTTGCTTCAATTGACTTAAAAGGTCAGCAGCTATAATCAGATTATGTTCTTAATGTGGCCATATGTAATGCCTGCACCCTATGTAATCTGACTAGAAACGTTCAGAATTTGCCCCCAGATTTGAGATTAATAATTTTGGAGTTGTGATTATATAGTTAAAGATATCAGTGAGCACTGAAAGGATTACcaggagaagaatttttataaatttaggaCAAAACACCATGAAACTCCATGGCATTCGATTTGACACGGGAAATAGCATAAACTACATTATCATGTGAAACACAGTTGAAACTAAAAACGTCCCAGGGCGCAAGaggggtaaaaaaaaaatgtaaaaagtttaggaagtctaaaaaaaaaaaaaaacgttaccTGATGCTGAATGTGCACAATGGCTGGCAACATGTAGGCCAGTGTTTTTCCACTTCCTGTCTGAGCAATGCCCACCATATCGCGTCCAGATAGTGCTATTGGCCATCCTTGGGCCTGAATAGCCGTTGGTGATGCAAAACCCTGTTTGGCTATCTCCCTCATCACATATTCCGGAAAATTGCCCTCATCGAATGCCTggtgaaaaggaaaaaaatgcaGAGAAAAACCATAtgctttatttattaaaaaaaaaaaaaacaaaaaaagaatttaataaaaaatagaaaataattgctaaaattattttttttttctaagattgATGTTAGATTTTGTGAGGTCATTACCGTAATTACCTGATTGGGATGCGGTACACGATTTCCCGCCACAGTAATTTCCATTGTTCGCCTGTAGGCAGCCACATCGGCTTCCGTTCGTCCAGCCGCTTTGGCATGCATCACGTAGAAATCCTTTGGGAATGGCGGAAGATTTTCCCATTTGGGCTTTTCCAAATTCTGCCCCGGATTTTTGGCACGGGCACTCTGAGCTTTTGCCCGTTCCTCTTTTGTCACAATGGGTCCACCTGGTTTCGGAAATTGGGGCTTTTGAGGTCTaaaagagacaaaaaaaaataaataaataaatacagtgCTATCTCTCTATATGAACACTCTCtatatatgcacagcttttgtgacGGTTGTCACATCACATAATCTTTTTCACAGAAGTAaagaatatttaagaatttataacgaaAACCTAAAAATCTACAGAGAAAGTCAAAATATAGGATTAGAATATATTTTAGGACTCCGAAAGTTTATTTGAAGCCATCAAATGGAGCAGTTCGacgtgaaatttaagaatatgtaaTTAAAGCTGAGGTCGTATATTGACTCTGAACTTTGATCGGTTGAGGGGCTATGCGGGTCAAAAAGgctgaaaatagcatattttctaacttttttttctcaacataataaaaattttatttaattcaagctccagTACTGTGTCAGATCTCGTAGCGATTAGTCGATTCACACAGAGCGCTCTTTGATTTATTCTCGAGTGAGAAGTTTATCTTTAAATTCAGTgaattccttttctttttaataatagtttaATCTAAAAGTTGAGTTTAAGAAGTCTAGTGCAATGAGTGTAGAATCAGGGGGTCCAGGAGGCCCCCCTGATGATTTCAACCTGTACAATGTAACGCATCGTGGCGAAATGCCCACATTAAAACAATCACAAAGCAGAAACTATAAAGCCCTGAAGGTCGCCTTCTTCACTCATCCTTCTGATACCGAAAAATATTTCGTTATCGGAGGTGAGGAAATCAGAAAACTCAATATCTTCGAAATTCATCGTGGGCTGAAGTGCATTTCatcggaaaatttcaaaatcattaCGAGGCTAAATAGTGGAGATCTTTTGCTCCAAACATCATCTACCCAGCAAATCGATTGTTTGAAAAATCTGACTAGTTTTGGAGCTGATAAAAAGCCCGTTACCATTTCCGAGAATGGTGCTTTAAACAAATCTCAGGCTATTATTCGTTGTCGAGAGATCATGAAACTGGATATGGAGACAATACAAGAGGGATTAAATGATCAAAAAGTTGTACATGTTCAGAGGCTCAAAAGAAGGGAGAACAACACATGTGTGGACACTGCAACACACATTCTCACATTCGATTCCCCAATATGCCCAGCTGAAATTAATGTTGGATATCTCGTCGTCAAGACAGAGTTGT
This genomic interval carries:
- the LOC129808763 gene encoding uncharacterized protein LOC129808763 isoform X2, with translation MQYSPGIHPMHSIFRRVDRYDQFERRGMPESSGGGGGGGNYTYRQTQKYDFVNNNNNGKYGFGPKRDFGGPKNYPPNDEHKTFHGKFQGNLGRPQKPQFPKPGGPIVTKEERAKAQSARAKNPGQNLEKPKWENLPPFPKDFYVMHAKAAGRTEADVAAYRRTMEITVAGNRVPHPNQAFDEGNFPEYVMREIAKQGFASPTAIQAQGWPIALSGRDMVGIAQTGSGKTLAYMLPAIVHIQHQVRIVRGDGPIVLVLAPTRELAQQIQTVVADFGVHSDPHIRNTCIFGGSPKGPQARDLERGVEVVIATPGRLIDFLERGVTNMRRCTYLVLDEADRMLDMGFEPQIRKIIEQIRPDRQVLMWSATWPKEVQALAEDFLRDYIQINIGSLNLAANHNIRQIVDVCQDSEKEQRLSVLLKDIAGDRNNKIIVFVETKKKVDDIVKSIVKEGYSATAIHGDKSQPERDYVLQEFRTGKCTILVATDVAARGLDVEDVKYVVNYDYPNSSEDYIHRIGRTGRCDQSGTAYTFFTPANARQARELIAVLEEAQQKPPQQLMEMAQRSNPGSMNIKVRPRWQTPNSSSSYLPPGGKKLPFQQRPQMDRNMMDNRGPPHFAGGPPKNLDGGPPPRFGGPKQQMPNRMGHQQNGGGGGAGGGYVDNGGQCDQVAQYAGGYVPRSQFVPKGAGRGGGRCYQQGGWNSGGGGGNGGSVFVGGRGGGYQQGGGGGGGGGGSGGSGAPGRFYQQQPQRFQSAGGQRFVGYAPGPSPAGAGGPRGGGGGGRPFEDGTSSASSTSGGTMEMGGGRPGGEISPPNYRQGAGGCPGASSPQAAAYQLPPQQPPFIIDPTGISNIMTPYGQYQIGPQATPYYPYAPQTAAVQQ
- the LOC129808763 gene encoding uncharacterized protein LOC129808763 isoform X1, whose product is MQYSPGIHPMHSIFRRVDRYDQFERRGMPESSGGGGGGGNYTYRQTQKYDFVNNNNNGKYGFGPKRDFGGPKNYPPNDEHKTFHGKFQGNLGRPQKPQFPKPGGPIVTKEERAKAQSARAKNPGQNLEKPKWENLPPFPKDFYVMHAKAAGRTEADVAAYRRTMEITVAGNRVPHPNQVITAFDEGNFPEYVMREIAKQGFASPTAIQAQGWPIALSGRDMVGIAQTGSGKTLAYMLPAIVHIQHQVRIVRGDGPIVLVLAPTRELAQQIQTVVADFGVHSDPHIRNTCIFGGSPKGPQARDLERGVEVVIATPGRLIDFLERGVTNMRRCTYLVLDEADRMLDMGFEPQIRKIIEQIRPDRQVLMWSATWPKEVQALAEDFLRDYIQINIGSLNLAANHNIRQIVDVCQDSEKEQRLSVLLKDIAGDRNNKIIVFVETKKKVDDIVKSIVKEGYSATAIHGDKSQPERDYVLQEFRTGKCTILVATDVAARGLDVEDVKYVVNYDYPNSSEDYIHRIGRTGRCDQSGTAYTFFTPANARQARELIAVLEEAQQKPPQQLMEMAQRSNPGSMNIKVRPRWQTPNSSSSYLPPGGKKLPFQQRPQMDRNMMDNRGPPHFAGGPPKNLDGGPPPRFGGPKQQMPNRMGHQQNGGGGGAGGGYVDNGGQCDQVAQYAGGYVPRSQFVPKGAGRGGGRCYQQGGWNSGGGGGNGGSVFVGGRGGGYQQGGGGGGGGGGSGGSGAPGRFYQQQPQRFQSAGGQRFVGYAPGPSPAGAGGPRGGGGGGRPFEDGTSSASSTSGGTMEMGGGRPGGEISPPNYRQGAGGCPGASSPQAAAYQLPPQQPPFIIDPTGISNIMTPYGQYQIGPQATPYYPYAPQTAAVQQ